CGATGTCAACTTCAGAGTATCTACGCATCTTTTAGTGTCAGCAGAAAGCAGAGCTCGGTCATGCATCACAAATTAGTTTGAACAAGCCTCCCTTAAGATTCACCCAACAGTATGCGATTTCCAAACACTGGCAAATTCTCTCTCATCATCTTCTGTCGAGATTTGGTGGAATTCTGTTCAAACAAGCATACGAGCCGTGTAGGCACATAGGTTTATTTGCAAAGCTTCATCACAGTCTCTCTCCCTATTTGTGAAGAACCGTAGTCAAGACAGTTTTCAGTCTATTGTCCTGTCAGTTTACTGCAGTAAAGCGTGAGGAAAACAGTCAGAAAGAGGAGCAGTATTTGGTAGACTTCCCACCACAGAGGGaatgctgtgctgtttttccaGGCATCAGAACAATCCCTtccaccagaaaaaaaaatattctccaAGAATGTTTGTTGTAGTTTTCTGAACAGTTTCAGTCTTTTGAAGATGTCCTTacacctctgtctgtctgccttgtAGATAATTTAATGAGACAGAACCGACAGACCACAGCTAAAATTTACAGAAACATGTCTTGGGAAGTGCACACAAAGAGTATAGGCATTCGTTTCACAAAAGTGGACTGTGGGAGTGGGGTAAAGATTCAAACAGTTGTGGGTATGTGGGAGCAGAGAAACGAGATGGGAGACAATTCCCTCAGTTTAAAGCAACAatagaaaacatgacaaatataACAGTGTGCATTTTCAAGacaagaaaagattaaaaatgggGCTCAAATTGTGCAATTTAGCGAAAGAAAGCAATGGGTGATTGTTCTTCTAGTTTTTTTGAGCCTTATAAACATccaacatataaaaaaaagcGGATAAATTGAATCCTCCTCCAGAAAACGCACTGAGgataaaaaaggcaaaacactGGTTCAGTTTGTAGTCTTACAAAACAGATTTGGTCTCTTAGAGCCATTTAATGGTATAATAAGAGATTAAGGTGCCTAATCAGGATTTAGTCCACAGTGTACACAGAGTGGACaaagtgcatttttaaatgaaaaaaaaaaaaaaagtttagttTTGGTGCTTCACGTTTTTCCCGTCAGTGCAGACTGGAGTCAAATTatgatttaaaatgatgataaacaGTCTTTCTTTATAGATTCAAAAGGATTCACAGGACTTGTTTTTGACGTGAGCAGAGGAGTCCAAATGTAAAGGCAAGATACCCGGATGTCTGTCTCACAGTAGCTATTATTTAGCTCACAAATGGTGCCAATGACTCAAACTGCAGCTCACTGCTCAACAGACAACACATTCGACTTTGGGGCAACAGCCTCATATCATCCCAgcctacattttaaaaaaataaataaataaaaaagcacagGATGTGTTCTatcaaaaggtgaaaaaatTGTTTATAAATGTTAATAGCAGTGcatattaaacacattttaattttcgCTTTTTCTATCAGATCTGTAGGTGTCCCGGTAAAAATCTATAATACCAATAATACTCATGAAACAACAAATCATTATAAAGGGAAGACTTGAGTAGACATCCTGTGCTGTCAAAAGCATCATGGCATTCACTCAGCATGAAGGCATTTGGTCTCGTATCGAGACAAAATGCCTGACGGTCAGTGTCATTATCAATCCATGTCAGCGCAAACAAGCTGCTGATTTGTATCTGGTCCTTGCGATGATCTTCACATGACCTAGACAAAAAAAGATACTAAAGAAATCAAACAGTTCCACAAATAGATGTACACTAGTTTGACTGGGGTAACCGCTCAAGAGTGACATCTagctgtgaaacatttttaagcACCTTTGTAAACACAATAGacaagtctttttttgtttctcctctgtgtgtgctgttagtTTGGGACCAGGGGTAAAACATTCATTACACTAGAGAAACAAGTTAAGAAATTAGGCCTGTGCTCATAACAACACGCCTTCTCAAGGAAATGCAGCAGAATTGTGTCAATAAGTCTTCcttcacttgtttcattttagcATGCAAGGAGTGCAAATTTAACAAGGGGCATTGTGGACATTAAaactgtctctccctcctctctcatttACAACTGCAGCCATCAGTTGCTTCCAAAGAAGGTTATATGGATGTGTCTGCAGTTTTCATCTTCAGCTCAGCTCGAGGATTGCCCTCATGGAATATCCTTTTGACGAAATATTGTGTAACTGctagtttttaagttttatcGGGGTTTGGTGTGCCACTTAACAATAGCAGGGTTTGTTAAATCTCCTTCTTTACCACAATTCTTCTTTAAGCTGTTCCACATTACTTACAGTAAATAAGTAGCTAAAGCTAATAGTTCATCTGTCAGTCTCATGAAGACGTGATTCAGAAAAAGGTTgaaaaaactgtaaattaatGTTGCAGATGAGTACACATGCAAATCAGTGGCAAAAAAACTTGGTTTAGTGAACTGTCCTCCAGCATTAATCACGCCTGTAAATCTCTTGTAACATTCTGTAACGTTTCACTTCGCTTCACACAATCATTAGTCTTCAGAAACTGACAAGGATTTCCTGACGCTACGTGACGGTTCCCAAACCTCACTGTCATCCGTatcatctccatcatcttcttcatctccttcatcctcatcctcatccgCCATCCCCGTGCCGCTCTGCTCCTCGGTGGTGGACGCTTCTCCCTGCCTGTCCGCTCcgtcttcttctcctccttcgtCTCGGTCTGTCACAGTCAACTCCTGGAAGGGATCCAACCCCGAGTCCACACGTCGCTGGACCTCAGCAAACCACTCCCTCACCTTTTgatggagacaaagagacagatgaaTGGTCTACTGAGAGCAGGGATGAAGCTATCAAGGAAGACACAGATATCACATTCTCTGTGAAATTTCTTGGAGCTCAGACTGATTTATCTGATGAAGGACTGAAGCATTTTTTATAAATCGAGTACAAATGATGGACATTGTGTGGGTCTTTTTGGTTCTTTCACACAGTCAAAGCACCTGTCCATAGGACTTTCTGAGGGGCAAATCTGCTACTGGGTTTTAATGATGAATGGCTGTTCtaggcaaaaaataaaataaacagatcaAACTgatttacttcagtatttctAACATCCTGACTAAGGTCCATGTTTCATGGCAATGATACATTTTAGGACTTAAAAGTGTTTTCTATGAACACACTTGTCTTGGTGCTGCAGATAATGCCGAACTTGCTTAATGTGGCATAAAAAGCTCAATGTGGAAGAATCAGTCCAACTTTTCAGCTTGCTGCCGCTTATATTTCATGTTACTGGGTATAAGTCAGTTTAAGAAAGTAAACCTTGAATGATTTAGCTGCTGCGTCGGGCTGGTGTTATTCTTATGCTTTAGTTATGTTTCGTATACATACCTCTGTCGTGTACTGACAATGTAATTCTTATTATTAGTATGAAGCCCTGTAACTATAAAGccttttgaaataaatttgtgACTTTGTGCTGAATAGAAAAAAATTGACTTTACAATGTAAgtaactttaaaacaaaatacacaccacaaattaaaagagaatatacagaaaatgaaaagaaagtacTACAGCATATTGGCTAAAATCCATGAATATATTTGGGAAAAGATGGAAATGGGGACAATGAGACAATGTGTCGATGTGACTTTAGTTTGATTCTCTTATTtcttaatttaaatgttatgaCTTATTGTGCATACCCTAACATTTAACAGAGAGTTGGTTATTTATATAGTTGGTGGTTATGATAAAAAGCATCAggttaaaaatgaacaaaaacaacaaaaacttcaaTGAAACATGTAGCTTGAGGTCACACCTGCTTTCTAAGAAAGCCTTCTATGAGTAGGTAGGGAGCACTCTAAGGAAGCAGGGCCCTGACTGACAGGTCAGAAGATCACATcctaataaaacaaaaccttttattACCTGTTCATAGCTCATGTTGGTCTTGGTGACAAGCTCATCCAGGTCTTGCTCATTGAGAAAGCGGTGTTTCAGGTAGTACTCCTTCAAAATCTCTCTCCCGCTCTTGTATTTCTTTGTCGGGGGAGATCTGTTGATGTCTGCACTGAAAGAGGCTGACCTTCTTGGCTGTTTTCTGGTTCGGGATCGACCCCAGCCACGATTTCGGGCACGTCTTTTTCGAccaatgctgctgctgcttcctaTTTTATTGCCTCCTCCACCATTTGGCCCTTCGATGTTGCCACTTTGGTACTGGAAGAACCACTTCAGGTTACTGTTCTTCCACGAGTACCGAGAGTCCCCGAACCAGCTGACAATGTAGGAACGCGGAAGGCCGCTTTCTTCTGCCAGCTGGTCATACTCCTCCGGCGTAGGCCACTGGGTCCGCACAAAGGCACTTTTCAGAATATGGAGCTGCTCCGGAGTCTTTTTACTCTTATCTTTCACatctctgttgctgctgctagCCAGTTGCTTACTGCGACCACCGGGAGGAGTTTGACTACCTTTTCGGGATGAggaggcagaaggagaagaagagctgGCTCCTGTTCCCCCTTCTCCTGCTTTTGCTCCATctgtctccatctttcctccCTCTAAAGAATCCGGGGAGGATGTGTTGACAGATGGCATTTTTCGTCTCTCGGTGAACCATGCATCAATCTCCCTCCGCGTCAGTTTAGTCTCTGTCCTCAGGCGGCTCAGTTCTTCATCAGATGGGGTGCTGCTCTTCTCAAAACTTTCCTCCAACACCACCAACTGCTCGGGTGTCTTCTCCTTAAACTTCTGCAGGGTGAAATCTGGAAATGGATTCCATGTTTTGGGTCgagtctctttctctttcacaggAGGGGTGCGTGGAGGAAGGGGAGATGTGGGGGTCTCATCGCTTGAGTCAATAACAATGGTGGTACTAGCACTGCTACTGCAGCTGCCACTtcctctgctccctccctcATGGAAAACAATGACATGGCTGTTCTTGGAGTTGCGCTGATTGTACCTGGTGTCGCTAAACCACTTCTTTATCTCTCCCTTTGTCAGGTTGGTGAGTTTCATAAGCCGAGCAATTTCTGCATCAGTGACAAAATGGTTTTTCAGGTAGCTGGCTTTCAGCTCTGCCAGCTGCTCTTTGGACTTCTTGGGCCGCAAACTGAATGTATCGGCACTGAGAGCCGAGTTCTCCTTAGAAAGGGAAGGGAGAGTTATGTATTAAATAAAGGTTTCTGCAGTGCCATTGGGCACCCAGTGGTACCAAATACCTGCtaggaaaaagacaaaaagataaCCAGAGAGATGTGAGCAATTTCAGGTGCATTGCGTGTAACTAATTGATGGGAAACTCTGTACGGCctaaggttaaaaaaaaaaaaatgaataaactttCTTGTTGTTGAGAGCACAAGagtaacattaatatttatcatTAAGGCATTAACAAGTGTTGTCCCCAcctgtggagaaagagagggaggctgAACAAGGGTTGCCcgtttcagctcactgtttgtCGGGGTGGGCGGGCAGGAAACTCTGCTGGAGCTCTGGGACTGAGTGGGCAGCCCTGCCACTGTCAGAGTGATTGGACTGGTCACTGGAAGGTTCCCCCCTGGGCCAACCTacacaaagtcagaaaataatgacagaCTGTGAGGATGAAACATAAAGCCACACAGGAATAGTTATTTTGTTTAAACCAACTGCGGTTGTTATTTGTAACACATGAGCGTATGGAAAGGGTCATAAAATTGGTTTTCACTGGTGTGTAATTTCTGTGCTGTATTGGTGTATTTGTGCCACTGTTTTTGGCTACAAGCAAACTACAAGTAAACCCATAATTTATGGCATGGTCTGGGAGACTGTTGTCATTAAAATTATATGATCtctatcaagaaaaaaaagggaagcaTTTCTTCAGCACATGACCTAAAGAAATGACCTGTTACATCACAGAGAGCCTTTTGTTGTTAAGGTGACAACATTGTTTCTATTGCTTGGTTCTAATGCAAGgccattaaaattaaattagagAGATTTCACAAAATACCAGACATGTCTGCTGAGATTGAGATCTGATATTTTACCTTGTATAAgctgttaaaacattttgaaaatgttgtaaaaGATTCTTTGGCAAATATTTACAACACGTTCATAAAAACAccattaaaaaattaaaagggaaACAAACGCGATATTTATTTTCAGGGCTCCTGGAACgcactgatttatttgttaCTGCCTTTTTAAACTGATTGAATATATCTGAAGCAagctgacagacaaagtgaGCAGGATAAATTCATGTCTTATCCATGTCAAATTAAAACTGGTTAAATAAAGGCAAAGTGAATCAAGCTGTTTAAAGTCAAATTAATCAAATCATTTCAACCCATGCTGAGTCGTGCCAAATGAGACCAGCTAAACCACAGACTAATCAAACCAAACTGTGTAATCCAAGTTAGATTAGACCAAATTAAAGCATTCAAAGCATAACATTCCGAGCCATACCAGTGTCAAGTTCAAGGTAAGACGGGTTAAAGTTGAGTCTGGTTAGAGACGGCGTATTGTCTTTCCTTACCTACCTGTGTGAACACCAGGCCGGGCTGGCCCACTATCTGGCAGGTTTGAAGAATGGACTGCAGGCCATTAGCAGCAGCTGAGAGTTGGTGAGCAGGTATGACAGTGATGGTCTGAGGCACAGTGTGCACGGTACCATTAAACTGCTTCCTCCTggcctcctccacttcctctggAGTCCAGCTCACACCATGTTTCAGGCGCTGTGCTGAGAACCACACCTGGGTGTAGATCAAGTACATTTTACTCTACTgtttagaaaatgtgaaaaataaaagcaatattttgtagatttcaaaatttaattttaaattgaaattgagGTTTTTGCTTAATAAAACATACAGGATAAGGAGCTTCTACTCAGACTTTTCTGAGCTAAACTTGTCTTattaaagaaaaactgaaaacacaacatcctTTGTGAGCGCAGGTAATCTACCCCAAACAACTTTCATCTACCTTGATTTGCTCCTCTGTaaactgtgtctgtgctgccaGGCTGCTGATCTCAGCCATGGAGGGGTAAGGGAACTTCTTGTATGTGCTTCCTAGCAGGGCGTTGGTGTCCATAGCTGCACTATAGGAGGGGATGCTGCTGAGGGGAATCAGTAGCTgaggctgagctgctgctgctgctgctgcagtatgCTGGGCCTGAAAAGCAGAAAGCacctgaaataaagaaagaagagaagaacatAAGAAAGGACTGGACTGATAATGCAAAGGTGAGACTGCAAAGTCTGTTTGGCAAACTGCAAAGTGTTTCTGAACAAGACAATGGATATTTAACAGCTGAGGATCTGCTGTTCTGTAGGTCAAATTGACATCAAACTGTCTAATGAGGGTATTGAACATTACTGCAGGGCATTATCCAAGGCCTACCAGCCGTTTCAGTGTGTCTAAAAacatatattcatttttcacagaTAGGGATAAATGTATTCTTACATCCATGCAGCTCCCATGCGTCACCTAAATCCTTGTATTATCAACACTACCTACCTGTGCCAGGCCAGCAGGCAGAACTGTGGGGTTTAAGGTAGATGATTTCCTCTGTTGTTCTGAGGGCGGGCTGACCAGCAAGCCACCTCCTCCGAGCTTCATAGAGTCATGCAGCAGCATCTCCATAGGTGTCATAGGTCCCAGAGGAGCTTCAATGGGctcttgctctcctcctccaacatCTCCCTCACCGCCCCCTCCAAAACTCTCCCCCACCTCATCTGCTGATTTCAGAGACACGGCAATCCTCTTGGGTTCAGATTTGGTCTTCATCCTCATGATGGGGGTCTTGCTGAGAGAAATGGCAGCAACCGTGGCAGGGtctgctcctccctcctcaggTGTATCACACTGTTGTTCCTGTGTTGGCTGGTCACAGCCTGGATCCTCAGGAGGGTTTGTAGCACTGCGCTTCAGTGACGGACTGAGGACTTTGCGGTCTTCTGCAGTAGAGACACTTGGTTCATCTATGATTGTGATAATATTATAACAGATATTTCCAATGTCATTTCCAATAATTCACGTATAAAGTTCCACTGTGATCTTATCATGGAAGAATGGGCCAAGAAGGATCTTACCTGTATCTGGAGGGGTGGGAACAACCACTACTGCCTGATCCAGCTCCTCTGCAGTCAGAACCTCTTCAGTTCCCTCCTTCACATCCCCCTTCtcttctgcctcttcctcctttgtcctttctgttttctcctccacctcttcttgTTCCACCACATCAGAGGGCAGCACCATGCAAGGTGTGGTTGATTTTCGACGGCTTGACATTGTCAAACTCTGTTTATGTCTGCGCAGGGTAAAGAAGATCTGAGACAGAAGTGTTGAGGCTCACATCCCTTAGGTTGCTGCGTTCACATGCTAGAGTCCTTGAATTTTGTATTTCTGGTGAGggaaatatgacaaatatgaaaattCCGTATGTGTGATTTGTCaccaaaaaagtaaaactgaataCCTTTAGGATTTATGACTCACTTAGAAAACtaagacattttaaacttttgtgttttatggcaAGCAACTATTACAAGACtaaacaaaaactttaaatAATAGCCGTCAGATTTATTATAAAAgatgttttgctgctttttcctgttttattgttaCATCCTAATTTTGAGTACAGTTGAACAGCTTTGAACTGTTGGTCAGACACAACAAACTATTTCAAGGCTTGTCCTTGTGCTCTGGTAAACTGTGAAGgccatttttcacttttactttatttgcaTAGTATGtataacagatttttttaaaatcataactCGATACATTCCATAAAAAACTACTGTACTGTAGTACTGAACTGTGGCCAAGCCCACATTCAAACGTTCTAGTCCACTTAATTCACAACATGTTGGACTGTATCACATGATAAACCCACATAAAAAACAGTTTATGGGTCTTAAACAACACCAGCAGGGCCCAAATAAAATCACCAATTCAGTCGACACCGggatgtaattaatattttcttaaCTACACAACTGGCACACATTGTCTAGTTACTGCAAATATTTGATTTCAATTTCcatgtatgtctttgtgtcaAAGATGATCCCTTACGGCATTTCATGGTTTAATTTGATACCGCCTCATTTACGACAAGGTCACACTTACTGGCAGAAGTATAGCATATACTGCCTATAAGACACCATTGCAATATACCTGAGGTCAACTGCTCATCACTTACCGCCGGTAAAGTCTGTTAAATAGACTGCATACTGTTAACAATAACTAACTATGTACGGTATGCTGTGCTGCCCTGCCATCAGGATATAATTTGCATTAACTGTTAGCACCTCAATAATAATTTGGAGGCGTGAGCTAGCTAATTCGATATTATTAAAGTAACGTTAAACCAATAAATCAACATAAAAGGATCTCTAACTTAGCTCTGCAGTATATAGCATATATATGAAGTGGGCCAACTAGCTAGTGTTAGCCGGAGCGGTCATTATTATTGATCATGTCTGGCGGTAAACTTACTGGAACTACTGAAATGTGCACGGTGTTGCTACCAGGCTGTCGAGAAGAGGCGAGAAGTAATTTCCTGAGTCTTTGCAGAGCAGCCTTCAGCGTCTCTCCTTCCCCCTGCTAACCATTCAGCCCCAGCCTGGACGGGACTACAGCAGCGTTAACGTTATTTGGGCTTGCGGGTCTCCCAAACCCAGCggagggaggcagacagagataTAGACGAACCGGTCTAACGGCTACGGCCCCCGTCTGAAGATGCTGGAAACACCGGACATCTCTCTCATCGTCGGAGCAGGTTATATTGTGCCCAGGTTGCGTCTTTGTAAGAGTTGTACAATCAAAAACGCGGCAGTTACATTAATAACGTGGCCGTTTATACCGTGTTAGTTTGCTGACCTaattctctatttttttttaacggctgatttttttaatgatcaaACGGCGTCATCATTCAATGTGATGCGTACTGACGTCATTCCTCGGCGACTCTCGGTGCTCTAACAATTTTGGTAACttagcaaaaaataaacaatattttatcaTTACCTTATACTGTACATTAGTTGGATTCAATGCCTTGTCACGAAAAGGGGCGTTTATTTAATTGTTGAAAGCAGGCCGTAAACTCATGCGTTTCCCTACCGGCTGTGTGCCAATGTGTCCTTACATGACCTGTCAGGGCAGTATGAAAAGCTACTTGAGGACAACGCTGATATTGCCAAGTTCCCTTTCAGTTTCTCTTAGGTTTCTTTTCAGGCTTCTCTGTTGATTAACCCACAACTACTATATTTTATGATAAACTGCTACCTTGCTATACATTAATACCTTAGCGATAATAAAAGACGAGCTGAGTTTAAAGGTGCATGGtaattttgtaataaaaatatgtttgtatCACCCTACTTCGGTTTAAAATTACTACCACAAAAGACCAACAAATGCCAAAAGATCACTTGCTATTACTAGGGTGTACAGTTAAAAAAGCCAATGGCTCAAAGACATTAAGATAGAAACAACTTGAGACAAGGAAGCAGTGTATGGCTGGAAAATCACTGTGGGGTCCACACGCACGAAAATTAAACAGGGCAAACCTTGTATAAGCAGCAATTACAGATAGTGATGTTTATTCCACTTTATTATAAAAAAGGATCATCTGCAGAACTTTAAAGGCTGATTTCCTGTAACTTTGTATTGCACTTATGAAATGGGGGATTTTTggaaacagattaaaacagatAAGATGATCAGATGATTCAGTAGATAGCAGATAGTGTCTGTAAAATGGGTTAGAACTCAAACCTGGCTCCACTCTTCCCCTATAGTGACATGATTGTATTCTTTGTTAGACCCTCTGTTTAGCAAGTAAATGCTAAATGCACATCTTCCTAATTTCAGTCTAGACTTCAATCAACAATTCAgcaattctgttttttttccaagcagAAGGTGCATAAAGAACTACTGGGGAAAATGTGTAGCAGTGAAAACCTGGACTTTAAAGTCATACTTTGATATGATTcatcacaaactgaaaactgtaaaTCTTACgtacacaaaaaacacacaatgataTTTAGTggaaaatcatttaattaaatataacaAGGTAATACAAAGAATCAGCTAATGCACAAAGAGGTCCTTGGAGGTTTCTATTAAAATAGAAtcagtgtttgtatatttacACAACTAAAATAATGAGAGTAATTAATCATTTAGAAATGGTCATACTTTTTTCTGTAGAAATGTCAACAGAAGTCTTCAATCTCTTGTTCCAACTCCTAACCAGGAAAGGACAATAGATTAGTACAATGAAAGTACttagtattaaaaataaatttagttAATACTGATTAACGCTAGCAACATTCTATGTTAAGGCAACAAGTAATCATTACCTTTCACTCACTGGACATCATTTCAATATTAAAATAAGAGAAGACTGGAATATCATTAGTCTCCTTTAGTGCAGGtgttttcacacatcacagcagGAAGAGCACAAGTGTAGCTGATAATGTCAATGATGAGGTGTGTCAGAGCCCTGCTGCTGGGCTCACAGACAAGGCTAACTGACGGCCATCATTTAGGTTATGAGTTACGCCTTGCCTTGATGCATCAGAATatcagcagtaaaacaaaaggCTACATCTGCTTTTAAGTATAGCCCAGTACTAACCTGTATTAGTGCGGTTTTGTTGTAGTCTCGCCTGTGTCTATAGATGCTCTGGCAGAGCAGAGCATAGAGTTTCTCTAGCTTGTAGACCTCATAGCCTTCAGTCTTGGTCACTACTCTCTCCAACAGGTCCTGAAGAAGTGAGGAAGAAAGGGTAATATACCAAGATAGAATCTTAGTTGTCAAACTGCACATGCTCCAGTGGAGACAATGCCCAAGAGTATAAGATGGAAGAGTTTTTAGGGCTTCTATAAGCAGTGGTGAATAGAGTAGCCAAAAACTGTGTATtg
This sequence is a window from Scatophagus argus isolate fScaArg1 chromosome 9, fScaArg1.pri, whole genome shotgun sequence. Protein-coding genes within it:
- the LOC124065080 gene encoding zinc fingers and homeoboxes protein 1-like isoform X2; amino-acid sequence: MSSRRKSTTPCMVLPSDVVEQEEVEEKTERTKEEEAEEKGDVKEGTEEVLTAEELDQAVVVVPTPPDTEDRKVLSPSLKRSATNPPEDPGCDQPTQEQQCDTPEEGGADPATVAAISLSKTPIMRMKTKSEPKRIAVSLKSADEVGESFGGGGEGDVGGGEQEPIEAPLGPMTPMEMLLHDSMKLGGGGLLVSPPSEQQRKSSTLNPTVLPAGLAQVLSAFQAQHTAAAAAAAQPQLLIPLSSIPSYSAAMDTNALLGSTYKKFPYPSMAEISSLAAQTQFTEEQIKVWFSAQRLKHGVSWTPEEVEEARRKQFNGTVHTVPQTITVIPAHQLSAAANGLQSILQTCQIVGQPGLVFTQVGPGGNLPVTSPITLTVAGLPTQSQSSSRVSCPPTPTNSELKRATLVQPPSLSPQENSALSADTFSLRPKKSKEQLAELKASYLKNHFVTDAEIARLMKLTNLTKGEIKKWFSDTRYNQRNSKNSHVIVFHEGGSRGSGSCSSSASTTIVIDSSDETPTSPLPPRTPPVKEKETRPKTWNPFPDFTLQKFKEKTPEQLVVLEESFEKSSTPSDEELSRLRTETKLTRREIDAWFTERRKMPSVNTSSPDSLEGGKMETDGAKAGEGGTGASSSSPSASSSRKGSQTPPGGRSKQLASSSNRDVKDKSKKTPEQLHILKSAFVRTQWPTPEEYDQLAEESGLPRSYIVSWFGDSRYSWKNSNLKWFFQYQSGNIEGPNGGGGNKIGSSSSIGRKRRARNRGWGRSRTRKQPRRSASFSADINRSPPTKKYKSGREILKEYYLKHRFLNEQDLDELVTKTNMSYEQVREWFAEVQRRVDSGLDPFQELTVTDRDEGGEEDGADRQGEASTTEEQSGTGMADEDEDEGDEEDDGDDTDDSEVWEPSRSVRKSLSVSED
- the LOC124065080 gene encoding zinc fingers and homeoboxes protein 1-like isoform X3 — encoded protein: MSSRRKSTTPCMVLPSDVVEQEEVEEKTERTKEEEAEEKGDVKEGTEEVLTAEELDQAVVVVPTPPDTDEPSVSTAEDRKVLSPSLKRSATNPPEDPGCDQPTQEQQCDTPEEGGADPATVAAISLSKTPIMRMKTKSEPKRIAVSLKSADEVGESFGGGGEGDVGGGEQEPIEAPLGPMTPMEMLLHDSMKLGGGGLLVSPPSEQQRKSSTLNPTVLPAGLAQVLSAFQAQHTAAAAAAAQPQLLIPLSSIPSYSAAMDTNALLGSTYKKFPYPSMAEISSLAAQTQFTEEQIKVWFSAQRLKHGVSWTPEEVEEARRKQFNGTVHTVPQTITVIPAHQLSAAANGLQSILQTCQIVGQPGLVFTQVGPGGNLPVTSPITLTVAGLPTQSQSSSRVSCPPTPTNSELKRATLVQPPSLSPQENSALSADTFSLRPKKSKEQLAELKASYLKNHFVTDAEIARLMKLTNLTKGEIKKWFSDTRYNQRNSKNSHVIVFHEGGSRGSGSCSSSASTTIVIDSSDETPTSPLPPRTPPVKEKETRPKTWNPFPDFTLQKFKEKTPEQLVVLEESFEKSSTPSDEELSRLRTETKLTRREIDAWFTERRKMPSVNTSSPDSLEGGKMETDGAKAGEGGTGASSSSPSASSSRKGSQTPPGGRSKQLASSSNRDVKDKSKKTPEQLHILKSAFVRTQWPTPEEYDQLAEESGLPRSYIVSWFGDSRYSWKNSNLKWFFQYQSGNIEGPNGGGGNKIGSSSSIGRKRRARNRGWGRSRTRKQPRRSASFSADINRSPPTKKYKSGREILKEYYLKHRFLNEQDLDELVTKTNMSYEQVREWFAEVQRRVDSGLDPFQELTVTDRDEGGEEDGADRQGEASTTEEQSGTGMADEDEDEGDEEDDGDDTDDSEVM
- the LOC124065080 gene encoding zinc fingers and homeoboxes protein 1-like isoform X1, with the translated sequence MSSRRKSTTPCMVLPSDVVEQEEVEEKTERTKEEEAEEKGDVKEGTEEVLTAEELDQAVVVVPTPPDTDEPSVSTAEDRKVLSPSLKRSATNPPEDPGCDQPTQEQQCDTPEEGGADPATVAAISLSKTPIMRMKTKSEPKRIAVSLKSADEVGESFGGGGEGDVGGGEQEPIEAPLGPMTPMEMLLHDSMKLGGGGLLVSPPSEQQRKSSTLNPTVLPAGLAQVLSAFQAQHTAAAAAAAQPQLLIPLSSIPSYSAAMDTNALLGSTYKKFPYPSMAEISSLAAQTQFTEEQIKVWFSAQRLKHGVSWTPEEVEEARRKQFNGTVHTVPQTITVIPAHQLSAAANGLQSILQTCQIVGQPGLVFTQVGPGGNLPVTSPITLTVAGLPTQSQSSSRVSCPPTPTNSELKRATLVQPPSLSPQENSALSADTFSLRPKKSKEQLAELKASYLKNHFVTDAEIARLMKLTNLTKGEIKKWFSDTRYNQRNSKNSHVIVFHEGGSRGSGSCSSSASTTIVIDSSDETPTSPLPPRTPPVKEKETRPKTWNPFPDFTLQKFKEKTPEQLVVLEESFEKSSTPSDEELSRLRTETKLTRREIDAWFTERRKMPSVNTSSPDSLEGGKMETDGAKAGEGGTGASSSSPSASSSRKGSQTPPGGRSKQLASSSNRDVKDKSKKTPEQLHILKSAFVRTQWPTPEEYDQLAEESGLPRSYIVSWFGDSRYSWKNSNLKWFFQYQSGNIEGPNGGGGNKIGSSSSIGRKRRARNRGWGRSRTRKQPRRSASFSADINRSPPTKKYKSGREILKEYYLKHRFLNEQDLDELVTKTNMSYEQVREWFAEVQRRVDSGLDPFQELTVTDRDEGGEEDGADRQGEASTTEEQSGTGMADEDEDEGDEEDDGDDTDDSEVWEPSRSVRKSLSVSED